A single Pseudomonas sp. HN11 DNA region contains:
- a CDS encoding HugZ family pyridoxamine 5'-phosphate oxidase translates to MSAQVAKNARELLLKEYRGALSTLSKAMPGFPFGSVVPYCLDELGRPLILISRIAQHTHNLQKDPKCSLLVGEREADDVQAVGRLTYLAEAEKLVEGAAIEAAAERYYRYFPDSADYHKAHDFDFWVLKPVRHRYIGGFGAIHWVDQLTLANPFAGKAERSMIEHMNSDHTKAIAHYVDLTGLPTSEPAQLAGIDSEGMHLRIGQSLYWLPFAESCNTPIQVREALVSLAHAEVWPKKAIVDA, encoded by the coding sequence TTGAGCGCACAGGTTGCCAAGAACGCCCGAGAGCTGTTGCTCAAGGAATACCGTGGGGCTCTCTCCACACTGTCCAAAGCCATGCCCGGTTTCCCTTTCGGTTCGGTCGTGCCCTATTGCCTCGACGAGCTGGGTCGCCCGCTGATCCTGATCAGTCGCATAGCGCAGCACACCCACAACCTGCAGAAAGATCCCAAGTGCTCGCTGCTGGTGGGTGAGCGTGAGGCGGATGACGTACAGGCCGTCGGGCGCCTGACCTATCTGGCTGAAGCCGAAAAGCTGGTGGAGGGCGCCGCCATCGAGGCGGCTGCCGAGCGCTATTACCGCTACTTCCCTGATTCAGCCGACTACCACAAGGCCCACGACTTCGACTTCTGGGTGCTCAAGCCCGTACGTCACCGTTACATCGGTGGCTTTGGCGCGATTCACTGGGTCGACCAGTTGACCCTGGCCAACCCGTTTGCGGGCAAAGCCGAGCGCAGCATGATCGAACACATGAACAGCGATCACACCAAGGCCATTGCCCATTACGTCGACCTGACCGGTTTGCCGACCTCCGAGCCTGCACAGTTGGCCGGTATCGACAGCGAAGGCATGCACTTGCGTATAGGCCAATCCTTATATTGGTTGCCATTTGCGGAGTCTTGCAACACACCGATACAAGTACGCGAAGCCCTGGTTTCATTGGCCCACGCCGAGGTCTGGCCGAAAAAAGCCATCGTCGACGCTTGA
- a CDS encoding lipopolysaccharide kinase InaA family protein, with translation MAVECVAGSHVAPEERFDYFWRQQGEWVEEPNRRRGGESGVQRVISANGHLLYSKRQTGHIYRSWLHPFGRPTVLRERDAIKGLRLLDVRVPEMVFCQARRDPEHRWQALLVTAALEGFDEIEKWYAAGGREQYGELVHERVLKELAGTLARMHRGRWQHGCLYIKHIFVRVTGEGDAANVEVALLDFEKCRQRLTAYRAASHDMLQLRRHSSWNDTDWKKLSYFYETAFGSAIKGLSR, from the coding sequence ATGGCAGTTGAGTGCGTAGCAGGCAGTCACGTAGCTCCCGAAGAGAGATTCGACTATTTCTGGCGCCAGCAGGGCGAGTGGGTTGAAGAGCCTAACCGTCGACGCGGTGGTGAGAGTGGCGTTCAGCGCGTGATCAGCGCCAACGGCCACTTGCTCTACAGCAAGCGCCAGACCGGGCATATCTACCGCAGTTGGTTGCATCCGTTTGGCCGCCCCACGGTATTGCGTGAGCGTGATGCCATCAAGGGCCTGCGCCTGTTGGATGTACGTGTGCCGGAGATGGTTTTTTGCCAAGCGCGCCGCGACCCCGAGCACCGCTGGCAGGCATTGCTGGTGACCGCGGCTCTTGAAGGTTTTGACGAAATTGAAAAGTGGTACGCCGCCGGTGGTCGTGAGCAATACGGCGAGTTGGTGCATGAGCGTGTGCTCAAGGAATTGGCTGGCACTCTGGCACGTATGCACCGGGGGCGCTGGCAGCATGGCTGCCTGTACATCAAGCATATTTTTGTACGGGTGACGGGCGAAGGTGACGCGGCCAACGTCGAAGTGGCGCTGCTGGATTTCGAGAAATGCCGCCAGCGCCTGACCGCTTATCGGGCCGCTTCCCATGACATGCTGCAATTGCGCCGCCATTCGTCGTGGAACGATACTGACTGGAAGAAACTCAGCTACTTTTACGAGACGGCGTTTGGCAGCGCTATCAAGGGTTTAAGCAGATGA
- the groL gene encoding chaperonin GroEL (60 kDa chaperone family; promotes refolding of misfolded polypeptides especially under stressful conditions; forms two stacked rings of heptamers to form a barrel-shaped 14mer; ends can be capped by GroES; misfolded proteins enter the barrel where they are refolded when GroES binds): MAAKEVKFGDSARKKMLTGVNVLADAVKATLGPKGRNVIIEKSFGAPTITKDGVSVAKEIELEDRFENMGAQLVKDVASRANDDAGDGTTTATVLAQAIVNEGYKAVAAGMNPMDLKRGIDKATIAIVAELKNLSKPCADTKAIAQVGTISANSDNSIGDIIAEAMEKVGKEGVITVEEGSGLENELSVVEGMQFDRGYLSPYFVNKPDTMVAELDSPLILLVDKKISNIREMLPVLEAVAKAGRPLLIVSEDVEGEALATLVVNNMRGIVKVAAVKAPGFGDRRKAMLQDIAVLTGGTVISEEIGLSLESATLENLGSAKRVTISKENTIIVDGAGVEGDIESRIAQIRAQVAETSSDYDREKLQERLAKLSGGVAVIKVGAGSEVEMKEKKARVEDALHATRAAVEEGVVPGGGVALIRALEALTGLTGDNADQNVGIGVLRRAVEAPLRQIAANSGDEPSVVVNEVKNGKGNYGYNAATGVYGDMIEMGILDPTKVTRSALQAAASIGGLILTTEAAIADKPKAEGAAGGGMPDMGGMGGMGGMGGMM; encoded by the coding sequence ATGGCTGCTAAAGAAGTGAAATTCGGCGATTCCGCCCGCAAGAAAATGCTTACCGGTGTCAACGTCCTGGCTGACGCAGTAAAAGCGACCCTGGGCCCGAAAGGCCGTAACGTGATCATCGAGAAGAGCTTCGGCGCTCCGACCATCACCAAGGACGGCGTTTCCGTCGCCAAAGAAATCGAACTGGAAGACCGTTTCGAAAACATGGGCGCGCAGCTGGTCAAAGACGTTGCCTCCCGTGCCAACGATGACGCAGGCGATGGCACCACCACCGCCACCGTTCTGGCTCAGGCCATCGTCAACGAAGGCTACAAGGCCGTTGCTGCCGGCATGAACCCGATGGACCTCAAGCGCGGCATCGACAAGGCGACCATCGCCATCGTTGCTGAACTGAAAAACCTGTCCAAGCCTTGCGCTGACACCAAGGCTATCGCTCAGGTAGGCACCATCTCCGCCAACTCTGACAATTCCATCGGCGACATCATTGCCGAGGCTATGGAAAAAGTCGGTAAAGAAGGCGTGATCACTGTTGAAGAAGGCAGTGGCCTGGAAAACGAACTGTCGGTTGTAGAAGGCATGCAGTTCGACCGTGGCTACCTGTCCCCGTACTTCGTCAACAAGCCGGACACCATGGTTGCCGAACTGGACAGCCCGCTGATCCTGCTGGTCGACAAAAAGATCTCCAACATCCGCGAAATGCTGCCAGTGCTGGAAGCCGTGGCCAAAGCCGGCCGCCCACTGCTGATCGTTTCCGAAGACGTTGAAGGCGAAGCCCTGGCGACTCTGGTTGTGAACAACATGCGTGGCATCGTTAAAGTCGCAGCCGTCAAGGCTCCAGGCTTTGGCGACCGTCGCAAGGCCATGCTGCAGGACATCGCTGTTCTGACCGGCGGTACCGTTATCTCCGAAGAGATCGGCCTGAGCCTGGAAAGCGCCACCCTGGAAAACCTGGGCAGTGCCAAGCGCGTGACCATTTCCAAAGAAAACACCATCATCGTTGACGGTGCTGGCGTTGAAGGCGACATCGAGTCCCGTATCGCTCAGATCCGTGCGCAGGTTGCCGAGACTTCGTCCGACTACGACCGTGAAAAACTGCAAGAGCGTCTGGCCAAGCTGTCCGGCGGTGTTGCAGTGATCAAGGTTGGCGCCGGTTCCGAAGTTGAAATGAAAGAGAAGAAAGCCCGCGTTGAAGACGCCCTGCACGCCACCCGTGCAGCCGTTGAAGAAGGCGTGGTACCTGGCGGTGGCGTTGCGCTGATCCGTGCTCTGGAAGCCCTGACCGGCCTGACCGGCGACAACGCTGACCAGAACGTCGGTATCGGTGTACTGCGTCGTGCTGTTGAAGCGCCGCTGCGTCAGATCGCTGCCAACTCCGGCGACGAGCCAAGCGTTGTGGTCAACGAAGTCAAGAACGGCAAAGGTAACTACGGTTACAACGCTGCGACTGGCGTCTACGGCGACATGATCGAAATGGGCATTCTGGACCCTACCAAGGTGACCCGTTCCGCGCTGCAAGCCGCAGCCTCCATCGGCGGTCTGATCCTGACCACCGAAGCGGCCATCGCTGACAAGCCGAAGGCTGAAGGCGCAGCTGGCGGCGGTATGCCAGACATGGGCGGCATGGGTGGCATGGGCGGCATGGGCGGCATGATGTAA
- a CDS encoding sensor histidine kinase: protein MEFKQSLAQRIIIAFALMSALVAGAFAMGIVATVHLVEEKLISAGLGGDLQRLLLMDTVEDWRHRPEPDQLFYFSGGPGDFELPKDLRHLEPGFHEVFRETLSYHAMVEVVDGRRYVLLQDQSDFEERERVLFAVVLVGFVLSLALAVFLGWVLARKVMAPVVRLARQVRHRDQLLGLAPPLAPDYAADEVGELAVAFDATLGRLRQALSREQMFTSDVSHELRTPLMVLASSCELLLENPAIDQRGRNQVERIARACEEMRELVQTFLMLARAEHDDGTMSPQVSLEQVADDLLGIWRDPIERKGLELIYQPGNPLDTRYNATFLHAVMGNLLRNALHYTEQGFIRLTLESSGFVVEDSGVGIPEDKREAMFEPFVRGNEKRGDGLGLGLSLVQRICENQGWSVSLSTMEPNGCRFHVQLSQGNA from the coding sequence ATGGAGTTTAAGCAGAGCCTTGCTCAACGGATCATCATCGCCTTTGCCTTGATGAGTGCGTTGGTGGCGGGAGCCTTCGCCATGGGCATCGTCGCGACGGTGCACCTGGTGGAAGAGAAGCTGATCTCGGCAGGCTTGGGCGGCGACCTGCAGCGCCTGTTGCTGATGGACACGGTCGAAGACTGGCGGCACCGCCCCGAGCCGGATCAGTTGTTTTACTTCAGCGGTGGCCCTGGCGATTTTGAGTTACCCAAGGATTTGCGCCACCTAGAACCCGGTTTCCATGAAGTGTTCCGCGAAACGCTGTCGTACCATGCCATGGTCGAAGTGGTCGATGGCCGGCGCTACGTGTTGCTGCAGGATCAAAGCGATTTTGAAGAACGTGAGCGCGTACTGTTTGCCGTGGTGCTGGTGGGCTTTGTGCTGAGCCTGGCGCTGGCGGTGTTCCTTGGTTGGGTGCTGGCGCGCAAAGTGATGGCGCCGGTCGTGCGCCTGGCCCGCCAGGTGCGTCACCGTGATCAACTGCTGGGCCTGGCACCGCCGTTGGCACCGGACTACGCGGCGGATGAAGTGGGGGAGCTGGCCGTGGCCTTCGATGCCACGCTGGGGCGTCTGCGTCAGGCGCTGTCCCGTGAGCAGATGTTTACCAGTGATGTGAGTCATGAGTTGCGCACTCCGTTGATGGTGCTGGCCAGCTCCTGCGAACTGCTGCTGGAAAACCCGGCCATCGATCAGCGTGGGCGTAACCAGGTTGAGCGGATCGCCCGTGCCTGTGAAGAAATGCGCGAACTGGTGCAGACCTTCCTGATGCTGGCCCGTGCCGAACATGACGACGGCACCATGTCACCCCAGGTCAGCCTGGAGCAAGTGGCCGATGATCTGCTCGGGATCTGGCGTGACCCCATCGAGCGCAAGGGCCTGGAGTTGATCTACCAGCCGGGCAACCCCCTGGATACCCGGTATAACGCCACCTTCCTGCATGCTGTGATGGGCAACCTGCTGCGCAATGCCTTGCATTACACCGAGCAAGGGTTTATTCGCCTGACCTTGGAATCGAGCGGTTTTGTGGTAGAGGACTCAGGCGTGGGCATCCCCGAAGACAAGCGCGAAGCGATGTTCGAGCCTTTCGTGCGCGGCAACGAGAAACGCGGCGACGGCCTGGGCCTGGGTTTGTCATTGGTCCAGCGTATCTGCGAAAACCAGGGCTGGAGCGTGAGCCTCAGTACCATGGAACCCAATGGCTGCCGCTTTCATGTGCAATTGAGTCAGGGCAACGCCTGA
- the colR gene encoding two-component system response regulator ColR: MRILLVEDNRDILANLADYLGLKGYTVDCAQDGLSGLHLAATEHYDLIVLDIMLPGIDGYTLCKRLREDARRDTPVIMLTARDQLDDRLQGFKSGADDYLLKPFALSELAARIEAVLRRAQGGGRRALQVGDLSYDLDTLEVTREGRLLKLNPVGLKLLAVLMQKSPHVLRREILEEALWGDDCPDSDSLRSHVHQLRQVIDKPFAKPLLQTVHGVGYRLAEGRDGV; encoded by the coding sequence ATGCGAATTCTATTGGTTGAAGACAACCGCGATATTCTGGCCAACCTGGCTGATTACCTGGGGCTAAAAGGCTATACCGTGGACTGTGCGCAGGACGGTTTGTCGGGCCTGCACCTGGCCGCTACCGAACATTATGACCTGATCGTGCTCGACATCATGCTGCCTGGTATCGATGGCTATACCCTGTGCAAGCGCCTGCGCGAAGACGCACGCCGTGACACGCCGGTGATCATGCTCACCGCCCGCGACCAACTGGATGACCGGCTGCAGGGCTTCAAGTCCGGCGCCGATGATTACCTGCTCAAACCGTTTGCCCTGTCGGAACTGGCCGCGCGCATCGAAGCCGTGCTGCGCCGTGCCCAGGGCGGCGGACGCCGCGCCCTGCAAGTGGGTGACCTGAGCTACGACCTCGATACCCTGGAGGTGACCCGCGAAGGTCGCCTGCTCAAGCTCAACCCCGTCGGCCTGAAGCTGCTGGCGGTGCTGATGCAGAAGAGCCCGCACGTGTTGCGCCGCGAAATTCTTGAAGAAGCCCTGTGGGGCGATGACTGCCCGGACAGCGACAGCCTGCGCAGCCACGTTCACCAGTTGCGCCAAGTGATCGATAAACCATTCGCCAAGCCATTGCTGCAAACGGTGCACGGCGTCGGTTATCGCCTGGCTGAGGGTCGAGATGGAGTTTAA
- a CDS encoding AmpG family muropeptide MFS transporter: MPRKTWRAALAAYASPSTLVLLLLGFAAGLPYMLVFSTLSVWLREAGVARETIGYASLIGLAYAFKWVWSPLLDQWRLPLLGKLGRRRSWLVLAQSLVILGLIGMGFCDPQKHLSWLIAIAVIVAFASATQDIAVDAYRLEIADDSRQAALAASYMSGYRIAALLATAGALFFAEGFGSTGFNYKHSAWTGTYVLFGVLMIPALLTTLFMREPNVPLRTQLQAGRYSFVHQLASVFVLIVLLVSVPAMFTQLFNTDFESVLFHGMSLWDLLMEDRAFLRAILYITLTSLCLSAMGRRGLAPVLTPVNDFILRYRWQALLLLGLIATYRMSDTVMGVMANVFYIDQGFTKDQIAGVSKIFGLIMTLVGAGMGGLLIVRFGILPILFIGGVASAGTNLLFVMLADMGPDLQMLIFTISLDNFSSGLATSAFVAYLSSLTNLKFSATQYALLSSIMLLLPRLIGGYSGVMVEKFGYHNFFLITCMLGVPTLLLIALHWYQENRRAKLAPQTED; this comes from the coding sequence ATGCCCCGTAAAACCTGGCGCGCCGCGCTCGCTGCCTATGCCAGCCCCTCGACGTTGGTCCTGTTGTTGCTCGGCTTTGCCGCCGGCCTGCCTTACATGTTGGTGTTCTCGACGCTTTCAGTGTGGTTGCGTGAAGCCGGTGTGGCGCGCGAGACCATCGGCTATGCGAGTCTGATCGGTTTGGCGTATGCCTTTAAATGGGTGTGGTCGCCGCTGCTTGACCAATGGCGTCTGCCGTTACTCGGCAAGCTTGGGCGCCGCCGTTCCTGGCTGGTGCTGGCCCAGTCGCTGGTGATCCTCGGATTGATCGGCATGGGTTTTTGCGACCCGCAGAAACATTTGTCCTGGCTGATCGCTATCGCTGTCATCGTCGCCTTTGCCTCCGCGACCCAGGACATCGCGGTCGACGCCTACCGCCTGGAAATCGCCGACGACAGCCGCCAGGCCGCTTTGGCCGCCAGCTATATGTCCGGTTATCGCATCGCCGCCTTGCTGGCCACGGCGGGCGCACTGTTTTTTGCCGAGGGTTTCGGTTCCACCGGTTTCAACTATAAACACTCGGCCTGGACGGGCACCTATGTGCTGTTCGGCGTGTTGATGATCCCGGCGCTGCTGACCACCCTGTTCATGCGCGAACCCAATGTGCCGCTACGCACTCAACTGCAAGCCGGGCGCTACAGCTTCGTGCACCAACTCGCGTCTGTGTTTGTGCTGATTGTGTTGCTGGTGTCGGTGCCGGCGATGTTCACTCAGCTGTTCAACACCGATTTCGAAAGCGTGCTGTTCCACGGCATGAGTCTGTGGGACTTACTCATGGAAGACCGCGCGTTCCTGCGGGCCATCCTCTATATCACCCTCACCTCCCTATGCCTGTCAGCCATGGGCCGCCGTGGCCTGGCGCCGGTGCTGACGCCGGTGAACGACTTTATCCTGCGCTATCGCTGGCAGGCGTTGCTGCTGCTGGGACTGATCGCCACCTATCGCATGTCCGACACCGTGATGGGCGTGATGGCCAACGTGTTCTATATCGACCAGGGTTTTACCAAGGACCAGATCGCCGGGGTCAGCAAGATCTTCGGCCTGATCATGACCCTGGTGGGCGCCGGCATGGGTGGCCTGCTGATCGTGCGCTTCGGCATCCTGCCGATTCTGTTCATCGGCGGTGTGGCCTCGGCCGGCACCAACCTGCTGTTCGTGATGCTCGCCGACATGGGCCCGGACCTGCAGATGCTGATCTTCACCATATCCCTGGATAACTTCAGCTCCGGGCTGGCGACTTCGGCATTCGTGGCCTACCTTTCCAGCCTGACCAACCTGAAGTTCTCCGCCACCCAATATGCCCTGCTCAGCTCGATCATGCTGTTGCTGCCGCGCCTGATCGGCGGGTATTCGGGGGTGATGGTAGAGAAGTTCGGCTATCACAATTTCTTCCTGATCACCTGCATGCTGGGTGTGCCGACGCTGCTGCTGATTGCTCTGCATTGGTATCAGGAGAATCGGCGGGCGAAGTTGGCTCCCCAGACAGAAGACTGA
- a CDS encoding FxsA family protein codes for MRPFLLLFLLFPVLELFVFVQVSSAIGFFPALLLIILGSMFGVLVLRVAGLATALRARESLNRGELPAQTMLEGLMMALAGGLLILPGFISDVVGLVMLLPFTRKLLASKMRQRAEEAAIRQRAFADDLQPRGGPPPRQPLGREGDVIEGEFEHRDSK; via the coding sequence ATGCGCCCTTTTTTATTGCTCTTTCTGCTGTTCCCGGTGTTAGAGCTGTTCGTATTCGTTCAAGTCAGCAGTGCGATCGGCTTTTTCCCGGCGTTGCTGCTGATCATTCTCGGCTCGATGTTCGGCGTCCTGGTGCTGCGCGTCGCCGGTCTGGCCACTGCGTTGCGTGCGCGTGAAAGCCTGAACCGTGGCGAACTGCCCGCCCAGACCATGCTTGAAGGCCTGATGATGGCCCTGGCCGGCGGCCTGTTGATCCTGCCGGGTTTCATCAGCGACGTGGTGGGCCTGGTGATGTTGCTGCCGTTCACCCGCAAACTGCTGGCCAGCAAGATGCGCCAGCGCGCCGAAGAGGCTGCAATTCGCCAGCGGGCGTTCGCCGACGACCTGCAACCCCGTGGCGGCCCGCCCCCACGCCAGCCGCTGGGGCGCGAAGGTGATGTGATCGAAGGCGAGTTCGAACACCGCGACAGCAAATAA
- a CDS encoding co-chaperone GroES has translation MKLRPLHDRVVIRRSEEEKKTAGGIVLPGSAAEKANHGVIVAAGPGKTLENGDVRALAVKVGDKVVFGPYSGSNTVKVDGEDVLVMAENEILAVLED, from the coding sequence ATGAAGCTTCGTCCTCTGCACGACCGCGTCGTAATCCGTCGCAGCGAAGAAGAAAAGAAAACCGCTGGCGGTATCGTTCTGCCAGGTTCGGCTGCTGAAAAAGCCAACCACGGTGTGATCGTCGCTGCGGGCCCAGGCAAGACCCTGGAGAACGGTGATGTACGCGCGCTGGCCGTGAAAGTGGGTGACAAGGTTGTTTTCGGCCCTTACTCCGGCAGCAACACAGTGAAAGTCGACGGCGAAGACGTGCTGGTTATGGCTGAGAACGAGATTCTCGCTGTTCTGGAAGACTGA
- a CDS encoding class I SAM-dependent methyltransferase has product MSTPIKLEFSDKYDDEHAYEYLLKHQDNLARRLSHKRDEQLARGALAMAGEPGLVLDLPCGAGRFWPLLAEKPNRVIIGADNSASMLKVATVAQPADVVKRVRPLQTSAFDIDLPDNSVDSIFCMRLLHHIGDPAHRLVILREFQRVTRDSVIVSLWVDGNFKAWKRKRLEGQRRKKGEQEGYQNRFVLPAATVEAEFEEAGFRVQESLDFIPLYAMWRVYVLRKR; this is encoded by the coding sequence ATGTCTACCCCGATCAAACTCGAATTTTCCGATAAGTACGACGACGAGCACGCCTACGAATATTTGCTCAAGCATCAGGACAATCTGGCTCGCCGGTTGTCCCACAAACGCGACGAGCAATTGGCCCGTGGCGCGCTGGCAATGGCGGGCGAGCCCGGTCTGGTGCTGGACTTGCCGTGCGGCGCCGGGCGTTTCTGGCCGCTGCTGGCCGAAAAACCCAACCGCGTCATCATCGGTGCCGACAATTCGGCGTCGATGTTGAAGGTGGCAACGGTCGCCCAACCCGCCGATGTGGTGAAACGGGTACGGCCCTTGCAAACATCTGCGTTTGATATCGATCTTCCGGATAACTCGGTCGACAGCATTTTTTGTATGCGCTTGCTGCACCACATTGGTGATCCAGCGCACCGACTGGTGATATTGCGGGAGTTTCAGCGTGTTACCCGTGACAGCGTGATCGTTTCATTGTGGGTCGATGGCAACTTTAAAGCCTGGAAACGCAAGCGCCTCGAAGGGCAACGTCGCAAGAAAGGTGAGCAGGAAGGTTACCAGAACAGATTTGTGTTACCGGCTGCTACTGTTGAAGCAGAGTTCGAGGAGGCCGGTTTCCGTGTCCAGGAGTCCCTGGACTTCATACCGCTCTACGCCATGTGGCGAGTGTATGTATTACGCAAGAGGTAA
- a CDS encoding DUF481 domain-containing protein: MLSRTLLCLAVFSASTPLLADTVWLKNGDRLTGKIKVFDGGKLLIQTDYAGAIPVDWKQVKTLESDQELLVKQDAYTGEKAKSLKAADDGKVVLANGEAPKTVDLASIQQIIKPKPVIEDLVWKGNVDMALDYKRADKDTNDYDIDFKTTARHGQWRHTGQGEYNREFQDDVTTTDNWALEYDLDRFLTEHWFWQGRLTYKRDKVEDLSRQRTVGTGPGYQFWDDELGAFSLGSLVNRTDYEYADGGKDNFYSLAMKWNYNRYLVGKTVEFFTNGEVGKPIAGPAEYSLDAEMGLRYKVTEWASLNLKAERDVISGDSDSSLSKTRYTAGFGVAW, translated from the coding sequence ATGTTGTCCAGAACCCTGTTGTGCCTCGCTGTTTTCAGCGCCTCCACGCCCTTGCTGGCCGATACCGTCTGGTTGAAGAACGGTGACCGCCTGACCGGCAAGATCAAGGTCTTCGACGGTGGCAAGCTGCTGATCCAGACCGATTACGCAGGCGCCATCCCGGTGGACTGGAAACAGGTGAAAACCCTGGAGAGCGACCAGGAACTGCTGGTCAAGCAGGACGCCTACACCGGCGAGAAAGCCAAGTCCCTGAAAGCTGCGGACGACGGCAAGGTGGTACTGGCCAACGGCGAAGCACCCAAGACCGTCGACCTGGCCAGCATCCAGCAGATCATCAAGCCCAAGCCTGTGATCGAAGACCTGGTGTGGAAAGGCAACGTGGACATGGCGCTGGACTATAAACGCGCCGACAAAGACACCAACGACTACGACATCGACTTCAAGACCACCGCCCGCCACGGCCAATGGCGCCATACCGGGCAGGGCGAGTACAACCGAGAGTTTCAGGACGATGTCACCACCACCGATAACTGGGCCCTGGAATACGACCTCGACCGCTTCCTGACCGAGCACTGGTTCTGGCAAGGCCGCTTGACCTATAAGCGCGACAAGGTTGAAGACCTGTCCCGCCAGCGCACCGTCGGCACGGGCCCTGGCTATCAGTTCTGGGACGATGAGCTGGGCGCCTTCTCCCTGGGTTCGCTGGTCAACCGCACCGACTATGAGTACGCCGACGGCGGCAAGGACAACTTCTATTCCCTGGCCATGAAGTGGAATTACAACCGCTACCTGGTGGGTAAGACGGTCGAGTTCTTCACCAATGGCGAAGTAGGCAAGCCCATCGCCGGCCCGGCGGAGTACTCGCTGGATGCGGAAATGGGCCTGCGCTACAAAGTCACCGAGTGGGCTTCGCTCAACCTCAAGGCCGAGCGCGACGTGATCAGCGGCGACTCCGACAGCAGCCTGAGCAAAACCCGCTACACCGCAGGCTTCGGCGTGGCCTGGTAA
- a CDS encoding MGMT family protein produces MRRTALYLTLAQVPAGCVVSYGELAHLAGLGRAARWVGRTLSQLPEDTKLPWHRVLGAGGRISLPVGSASGDEQRARLRDEGVTVRNNRVDIQRHGWRPVEHSG; encoded by the coding sequence ATGCGCCGTACCGCGCTGTACCTGACCCTGGCGCAAGTGCCCGCAGGCTGCGTGGTGAGCTATGGCGAGCTGGCCCACCTGGCAGGTCTGGGTCGTGCGGCTCGCTGGGTCGGCCGTACCCTGAGCCAGCTTCCGGAAGACACCAAGCTGCCCTGGCACCGCGTGCTGGGTGCCGGCGGTCGGATAAGTCTGCCGGTGGGCAGTGCCTCGGGTGACGAGCAGCGCGCGCGTTTGCGCGATGAAGGCGTCACTGTCCGCAACAATCGCGTGGATATTCAGCGCCATGGCTGGCGCCCGGTAGAGCACAGCGGTTAG